A genomic stretch from Seriola aureovittata isolate HTS-2021-v1 ecotype China chromosome 13, ASM2101889v1, whole genome shotgun sequence includes:
- the LOC130179895 gene encoding protein LBH-like, with translation MTEVMNSLEPGTEDFSGGGAGGEQATLFPDTHERYPKLSKRLPSIVVEPTDGAEVESGELRWPPDEPSSADAQTERQSAEEQTADEEQSSVGVDEEASEAETQDSN, from the exons ATGACCGAGGTGATGAACTCTCTGGAGCCCGGGACGGAGGACTTCAGCgggggaggagcaggaggagagcaggCCACA CTCTTCCCAGATACCCATGAAAGGTATCCAAAGTTGTCCAAGAGGCTTCCCTCCATCGTGGTGGAGCCGACGGACGGAGCTGAGGTGGAGAGCGGGGAGCTCCGCTGGCCGCCGGACGAGCCGAGCTCTGCGGACGCCCaaactgagagacagagtgCAGAGGAACAGACTGCAG ATGAGGAGCAGTCGAGTGTCGGGGTGGATGAAGAGGCTTCAGAGGCGGAGACGCAGGACTCCAACTGA